GGCTCTTGTGTCCGAATGGTACAACATCCGGTTGCGCTGTTGCCCAGGGAGTCTGCCATGCCGCCTGAAAAATCAACGATAATTCCGTACCCAGCTCAGGCACGATGACTTTTTGCTGTTCATACAGCATGACCGGATGCGGAGAATGCTGATGTTCGGCAAGCAATGTACCCAGATGGGCGATTACCGTGTCCTTGACCTCCCAGTAGTGGGCTTCACTTTCAAACCCGACTGGGCGGCGAGGCCAGCGAAAATCGACCAGCTTGCCGATATTGCTCACTTCTCGCATATCCGGGGAAAGGCTGTAATAGGCGTTAATTGCATGACCAATCGCGTACAGAACACGCTGCTTCCACGTCGGTTGCGAGGACGGGGAAGTCGGCTTTTGTCCGCCATAGGTTTGACGCAGCCAATCCTCCAGCTTGTAATCATGGAGCACGGGTGGCTCCGAATCTATCGTTTGTATACTCATTCTGTCGTTCACCTGCTTCCAGACAAGACTTTGCCGATTGATTAGACAACGCTGGCAACCGCGTTTACGAACTGTTTGCCGAAATTACGGCAGAGATCTTTGTCGTCCGCAGAAGGATTCAGTTCGATCTTCAGGTTATCCTGTACCAGCTCGGCACCGCGTTCTTTCAGTTTCTCTGACAGCAGATCAACCGCTGCGGCAAACTGGTCATACGCTGTGTCGCCACTGCCGAATACGGCAGCTTTTTTGCCAGACAGGTCCAGCTCGTCCATATCTTCGTAGAAATCGAGGAATTCATCCGGCAATTCGCCGTCGCCCCAGGTGTAGGCACCGAGGATCACTGCATCGTAGTCCAGCAAAATATCTGCGTCTACGTCCATCGATTGTTTTACATCCACTTCCGCGCCTGCGGATTGAACGCCTTCCACGATCAGGTCAGCCATCTCTTCGGTATTCCCGGTCAAGCTGGCAAACACAATTAAAAATTTCGGCATAGCCATCCTCCTGTATGCTTGTTTCTCTCGTCGGTTTCTCTGTGAACATCATAGTTGATAATGATTCTCATTGTCAACATTTAATTTGAATTTTTTATTTTCAGATTGATGTTGTGTATTTCTGCGAGTAGGTGAAATCCTTATAGCTAAGCGGTTTGTAGGCATTTTCATGTTGTGGAATTTATCTTTTATTTTATTGGTTTTCATTGAGAATAGGAGTGAGATTACGCTTGTATTTGTATAGCGATTCTCAGTATGGTGCTGTATTTCTTTGCTTGATCTCCATGCTCATTTTCCATTTTCACATCGTTAATCTTGAACTTATTATTGATCTTTATATACAAAAATACAAAAATACAAAATACAAAAAAAATGGAGCGATCCTCTATTGTGAAGATCGCTCCATTTATATTCTGGTAGTCTTTCGTTATTGTAGTGAATATCTATTGGTAGATCAGATGGTTGAATGATGAGAATGAACATTTAGAATGGCTCTGCCATCGACTTTTGCTCGGGTGACAATAAATCTTTGAACTCGTATACAAATTCGCCATGCTCGGCTATCAGCAGCCGCAATAAGCCCTTGCGCCGCATCTCTTCCAACACATAGCCAGCCTGCGCTAGCGTCAGTGGTGTAAGTAGACTCACATCTGCTGCTGTAAAGCGGTTGTCGCGTCCTGCGGCGATGCGTAATACTTGCCTCTCCATCCAATCCTGCTGCTTGCGCTTGGACGAATGCCAGAGTACATAACCGATTGCAGCTGGTATGATGCCCCACCATAATACGCCGATATGCTCCAGCGGGTCTGGCAATAACGTTTGCAAAAAGAGCAATGCCACAAAGCCCCCCACTCCCATCAACAGTAACGCAATCCGGCGATCTCCCTGTTGCATAATCCTCTCTCCTTTCGGATATCCAGATATGATAAAGGTTTGAATGAACGGCTATCAGTATGTGATGAGTACTGGTGTATGTGTAAACAAGTATACCGCTACTGAGCAATCACTTCCAGTTTTTACAGCCTTTGATTGCCTGAATCCTTTTGTCACACTTTTTACATAAAGGATACAAGCATGACTGTACATCAATTGGCTGCATCTGATCGATATGGGCACTTATAGTAGCATTCTTAGCAAAGTATCGTCATGATGGTAGCTTGTCACTCTTG
The DNA window shown above is from Paenibacillus sp. JQZ6Y-1 and carries:
- a CDS encoding flavodoxin; this translates as MPKFLIVFASLTGNTEEMADLIVEGVQSAGAEVDVKQSMDVDADILLDYDAVILGAYTWGDGELPDEFLDFYEDMDELDLSGKKAAVFGSGDTAYDQFAAAVDLLSEKLKERGAELVQDNLKIELNPSADDKDLCRNFGKQFVNAVASVV